From a region of the Solanum stenotomum isolate F172 chromosome 2, ASM1918654v1, whole genome shotgun sequence genome:
- the LOC125855169 gene encoding tobamovirus multiplication protein 3-like, producing the protein MGRVETAVDTSSTAVVVAYRLHGAISWWNEVNESSIWQDRIFYVLAILYGVVSAVALVQLIRIQMRVPEYGWTTQKVFHFLNFLVNGVRSLVFVFRRDVQKLNPEIIQHILLDMPSLAFFTTFALLVLFWAEIYYQARAVSTDALRPSFFTINGVVYAIQVNI; encoded by the exons ATGGGTCGGGTTGAAACGGCGGTGGACACGTCGTCGACGGCGGTGGTGGTGGCGTACCGTTTACATGGGGCAATAAGCTGGTGGAATGAAGTGAATGAATCTTCTATTTGGCAAGACCGTATTTTCTATGTCCTTGCGATCTTATACGGCGTCGTTTCTGCTGTTGCTCTT GTGCAATTAATCCGGATTCAAATGAGAGTTCCCGAGTATGGATGGACCACTCAGAAAGTCTTCCATTTCCTCAATTTCTTGGTGAATGGGG TTCGCTCTCTGGTTTTTGTATTTCGTCGGGATGTTCAGAAGTTGAACCCTGAG ATTATCCAACACATCTTGCTTGATATGCCAAGTCTTGCATTCTTCACAACTTTTGCGCTTCTAGTATTATTCTGGGCTGAGATATACTATCAG GCACGTGCTGTATCTACTGATGCTCTTAGGCCTAGTTTCTTCACAATTAATGGAGTGGTTTATGCTATTCAGGTAAATATTTAG
- the LOC125854874 gene encoding zinc finger CCCH domain-containing protein 17, producing the protein MVGPTPPQKLQIQPPPSSTPAAAPSAEEEALKRNTDCVYFLASPLTCKKGSECEYRHSDAARLNPRDCWYWLNGSCLNPKCAFRHPPLDGLLGAQVTTPTGSSAPPVASIAPTPNVPYGSSKQGVPCIFFQQGFCLKGDRCPFFHAPLFVSNKAPPHPVSTASASTEKTNFKAFGGLEKCVQEKTFFQANIWKSGELSVQAQPVEKLKTPLPKNNAAFNENVLPPNPVIDVAHHRHKPKSVPPPNGNPVGRSNRVQQSARFDNHSSFQNKDDEISRELSPGFDVLVDDELRGTDFYHGEGRYGRNGGRNEYDIGRSADYTSVADVDQDMYHDVYGHDSHDRLPGRSGRVQHRASSERVQGESAHLERRRYGRAHSPEEVREPDLRHRLSKHNRTNGLRSVISHDYASEKHVEDRGNQSSRRDRPYVPSHDSSLASRLRGRIKLPSRSPSPTNGTDMRLDRARDRGRLSSERPQLFSQQGRLRDRIKGRVQEDLNDTGRNNSGPRIRRDVSEDDSKFSGPRSLAELKGRKTAETTEQNIDERQALGKRKFQKRDDYQQTGGDSVSFDGPMPLQEILKRKRSSKTGMPSDKSEDYQHERKDHSVPVVTSSISRNNTDFGQKEESDPPSGVSADHQSPAHHGANELEAEEGMIVEEADDQDPEAEGHDQRDGDYDYEQVDGEDYNLDEGENIDAGEEYLDDDDDDEDDFAKKMGVVFS; encoded by the exons ATGGTGGGTCCTACACCGCCGCAGAAGCTGCAAATTCAGCCGCCACCTTCTTCTACACCGGCGGCGGCGCCTTCAGCTGAAGAAGAAGCTCTCAAGAGAAACACTGATTGTGTCTACTTTCTAGCTTCTCCTCTTACATGCAAGAAG GGAAGCGAGTGTGAGTACCGTCATAGTGATGCTGCTCGGCTTAATCCTCGAGATTGCTGGTACTGGTTGAACGGAAGCTGCTTAAACCCAAAATGTGCATTCCGGCACCCT CCTCTTGATGGACTTTTGGGAGCTCAAGTTACAACTCCTACAGGATCTTCTGCACCGCCAGTGGCATCTATTGCACCTACACCGAATGTTCCATATGGTTCTAGCAAGCAAGGTGTACCATGCATTTTCTTCCAGCAAGGGTTTTGTTTAAAAGGTGATAGGTGTCCATTCTTCCATGCACCATTGTTTGTGTCTAACAAAGCTCCTCCACATCCTGTATCTACTGCATCTGCATCTACTGAGAAAACCAATTTTAAGGCATTTGGTGGGCTTGAAAAGTGTGTGCAAGAGAAGACATTTTTTCAAGCAAATATTTGGAAGTCTGGTGAATTATCTGTACAAGCACAACCAGTTGAGAAACTGAAAACTCCTTTGCCCAAGAATAATGCTGCCTTTAATGAGAATGTGTTGCCACCCAATCCTGTCATTGATGTTGCACATCACAGGCACAAACCAAAAAGTGTGCCGCCTCCAAATGGAAATCCTGTCGGTAGATCCAACAGAGTGCAACAGTCTGCTAGGTTTGATAATCACAGTAGCTTTCAGAACAAAGATGATGAGATTTCAAGGGAGCTTTCACCTGGTTTTGATGTTCTTGTGGATGATGAGCTCAGAGGCACTGATTTTTATCATGGTGAAGGTCGATATGGAAGAAATGGGGGAAGGAATGAATACGATATTGGCCGCTCTGCTGATTATACTTCAGTTGCAGATGTGGACCAAGATATGTACCATGATGTCTATGGGCATGACTCTCACGACAGGCTTCCGGGTCGCTCTGGTAGGGTGCAGCATAGAGCTTCTTCTGAGAGAGTACAAGGGGAATCCGCTCATCTTGAAAGGAGACGCTATGGTAGAGCTCACAGCCCTGAAGAAGTTCGAGAGCCAGATCTGAGGCATCGTTTATCAAAGCATAACAGGACTAATGGTTTGAGGTCAGTCATTAGTCATGACTATGCAAGTGAAAAACATGTTGAGGATCGAGGCAACCAAAGTTCCAGGAGGGATCGACCCTATGTACCTTCACATGATAGTTCCCTTGCTAGTCGTCTTCGCGGAAGAATAAAGCTACCAAGTAGATCACCCTCTCCAACTAATGGGACAGACATGCGGCTGGATAGGGCTAGGGACCGTGGCAGGTTATCTTCAGAAAGGCCACAGCTTTTCTCTCAACAGGGAAGGCTTCGTGATAGAATAAAGGGAAGAGTGCAAGAGGATCTCAATGATACTGGAAGAAATAACAGTGGTCCACGTATAAGAAGAGATGTAAGTGAGGATGATTCAAAATTTTCTGGTCCAAGAAGTCTTGCTGAACTTAAAGGTCGGAAAACTGCTGAGACCACTGAACAAAATATTGATGAGCGACAGGCCCTAGGGAAGCGTAAGTTCCAAAAGCGTGATGACTATCAGCAAACAGGAGGGGATAGTGTCTCATTTGACGGACCAATGCCTCTGCAAGAGATCttgaagagaaaaagaagcagTAAAACAGGCATGCCATCTGATAAGAGTGAAGACTATCAACATGAAAGAAAGGACCACTCTGTGCCAGTGGTGACTTCCTCCATCTCCAGGAACAATACTGACTTTGGGCAAAAGGAAGAGTCTGATCCTCCATCAGGTGTATCAGCTGATCATCAATCTCCTGCACACCATGGTGCAAATGAACTTGAAGCTGAAGAAGGGATGATTGTGGAAGAAGCAGACGATCAAGACCCTGAAGCCGAAGGTCATGATCAAAGAGATGGAGACTATGATTATGAGCAGGTCGATGGTGAAGATTACAATTTAGACGAAGGTGAGAATATTGATGCTGGTGAAGAATACctggatgatgatgatgatgatgaagacgACTTTGCTAAGAAGATGGGTGTTGTTTTCTCATAA